TCGCAAATCGTCACCTCCCGGTTCTCTTCTGCTCTAATAATAACAGATTGACAAGGCCAATTTTTCATTCCCTCGATGAGATGGAAATCCTCAATTAGATGGAAAGATATAGGAGAGGAGTGGTCGTTTTGTCAGAGACAGTCCTCGAACCAAAAACTTTGCCTTCAGTCTTATAGACGGTAAGTCATTGCGAGGGGATTTCTGAGGGGAGATTTTTTTGAATAGGATCAACATCGTCTATCTTTTTTTGATTGCCTTAACAACCATTGCCATCTCTGCAACTTATCTGAATTTCAAACGTGATTACACTGCAATAACAGCAAAGCCAGGCCCCATCAGACGGGGTGAGTTTTTCTCAATTTCAGTACCTCATTCGGCTTATGAGAGACCCATACTCTCCCATGTTAGAGGAGCAACTCTGGAACGGTTCACAAGCGAAAGTAACTCTTCGGTCTATTCTTTTCGTGCAGATGACGAGGATGCCGTAATAGTTATTTCGTTCTCGGGACTCTTTAGGGCTCGCAAGAGTCTTTCCCTTGAGTTCGAAGAGTTTATCGATAGTGACTCAGACGGCTTTCCTGACAAACTGGTCCTTGATTTGGAAGACGCCGAAAGTTTTAGAGCATGGTTCGTGAACATCTCAGCCTATCAGGTCATTGAATTCTCAAGCAGATGGAGCTCACAAGAAAGAGATTGCAGTGGGCTGATTAGATTCGCAGCCAGAGAGGCGCTTAAAAGGCACGACGAACAATGGTTTTTTGATTCGGACATTGATAAAGAGCTTTGGTATGAAAAGACAGGGATAGATTTTCAGGCAATTCCCGACGTTAAGAAGTATAACTACCCGGATATTCCAATCTTGAAGAACAGAATTTTCATTAGCAATAAAGGAGAATTCACTTATTTTGCAGATGCCTACAACCTTGTCCGTAGTAGTATGGTATTTAAGGGCAGGGATCTCAGCGTCGCAAGACCTGGAGATATAATCTTTTTTCACCACCCCTCTCCATCAACTTTTCACTCGATGATTTACACTGGCGATGGGTTAATCTATCATACCGGACCCCTTTCCGAAACCGATTCAGGTGTTCTTAAGCTCTGGAGAATGGAAGATTATCTGAGAACAATGCCTTATCAGTGGTTACCGATACACAATAACGAAAACTATCTCGGGGTATACGCTTTCAAGTTTCTACCCCGGCAATAATGGAGGGTGAACGCGATGAGAAAGGCTTCATTGATTCTTCTGATTATTCTATTTACTGGATTGACGGCAATTGCCTTTCAGATTCAGCAGTACGGCTATGAGCTTAGATCATCTTTCTTAGAACTGTATTCTCTGGACGATTTGCCTAGCATATACACAGACGGTAAGGATAACTACATCGATATCAAGATTTATGATCTTGATGAGCAGGACCTTACAGGGGCGATTACCACAGGAGATGTCAGGATCTCCGGCGATCCACTGTTTGCTTTCAGACAGACAGTACA
The nucleotide sequence above comes from Mesotoga sp. UBA6090. Encoded proteins:
- a CDS encoding DUF1175 domain-containing protein; the encoded protein is MNRINIVYLFLIALTTIAISATYLNFKRDYTAITAKPGPIRRGEFFSISVPHSAYERPILSHVRGATLERFTSESNSSVYSFRADDEDAVIVISFSGLFRARKSLSLEFEEFIDSDSDGFPDKLVLDLEDAESFRAWFVNISAYQVIEFSSRWSSQERDCSGLIRFAAREALKRHDEQWFFDSDIDKELWYEKTGIDFQAIPDVKKYNYPDIPILKNRIFISNKGEFTYFADAYNLVRSSMVFKGRDLSVARPGDIIFFHHPSPSTFHSMIYTGDGLIYHTGPLSETDSGVLKLWRMEDYLRTMPYQWLPIHNNENYLGVYAFKFLPRQ